A single Brevundimonas sp. SL130 DNA region contains:
- a CDS encoding RNA polymerase sigma factor, which translates to MGISDDTALWLARSVMPHEPALRAWLRRGASPADVDDIVQETYAKLIGVADVGAIRNVRAYLFRTAQSAAVDRLRRMSVVPLDAVADIDRLQIAADAVTPEDEVVGRNELRLLAKMIDRLPDKTRRVFILSRVEGRSQKQIAQETGFPESTVEKHIAKAFVLLMAAYADGGYDAPDASRLRNVRIGRRADGRDGNG; encoded by the coding sequence ATGGGGATTTCAGACGATACAGCGCTCTGGCTTGCGCGAAGCGTGATGCCGCATGAGCCTGCGCTGCGCGCATGGTTGCGTCGGGGGGCTTCGCCTGCCGACGTGGATGATATTGTTCAGGAAACCTACGCGAAATTGATCGGTGTCGCGGATGTCGGCGCCATCCGTAACGTGCGCGCTTATCTTTTTCGCACGGCGCAGTCCGCGGCCGTCGATCGCTTGAGACGAATGAGCGTGGTGCCGCTCGACGCCGTCGCCGATATCGACAGACTTCAGATCGCGGCAGATGCGGTGACGCCAGAAGATGAAGTCGTGGGCCGCAACGAACTTCGGCTTCTCGCGAAAATGATCGACCGCCTTCCTGATAAGACGCGTCGTGTCTTCATCTTGAGCCGGGTGGAGGGGCGCTCGCAGAAACAGATTGCTCAGGAGACGGGATTCCCTGAAAGCACCGTCGAGAAGCACATCGCCAAGGCCTTCGTCCTACTGATGGCCGCATATGCCGATGGAGGATATGATGCTCCAGATGCGTCAAGGTTGCGGAACGTGCGGATCGGACGAAGGGCGGATGGCAGGGACGGAAACGGCTGA
- the hfaD gene encoding holdfast anchor protein HfaD has product MARPAPIRLAGMIAATATFALAATEATAQTTTVCAAQTGATCTSTQTMTGEVTGTVNLDVAVGQLQVTNDASGNLLVGGIDQAAAALAARQTMTGPSVTARTAVDAPTAHVENGGAVATTAVANSVALGGPSASITGTVDQSAQTTVLAETVADVQYIPAPADFSAQAVANAVQTSTTGASHQDLTIRQTNAPSTIEARTDVYVDNAWNLAARANARANQTVLYNAGGSLVAATDQTNQGRVRAVAQAQTYVQGQTTVAARAVANEVIAGNQDIYLELNNTQLNTGGVEATATYTGVSGYDAYVGAEAVGNSVTGYACSQCGGEVNVTNTQTNDANVTATTTATIGAGRTAVVGATAVGNSATFYVSRPGG; this is encoded by the coding sequence ATGGCCAGACCCGCGCCGATCCGTCTCGCTGGCATGATCGCCGCGACGGCGACGTTCGCCCTAGCCGCTACTGAGGCGACGGCCCAGACGACGACCGTCTGCGCCGCCCAGACCGGCGCGACCTGCACCAGCACCCAGACGATGACCGGCGAGGTCACCGGCACGGTGAACCTGGACGTCGCCGTAGGCCAGTTGCAGGTGACCAACGACGCCAGCGGCAATCTGCTGGTCGGCGGGATCGATCAGGCGGCCGCAGCCCTGGCGGCGCGCCAGACCATGACGGGCCCGTCCGTGACCGCCCGCACCGCCGTCGATGCGCCGACGGCCCATGTCGAGAACGGCGGCGCCGTCGCGACCACGGCTGTGGCCAACAGCGTCGCCCTGGGCGGCCCCTCCGCCTCGATCACCGGGACCGTGGACCAGTCGGCCCAGACCACCGTCCTGGCCGAGACCGTCGCCGACGTTCAGTACATCCCGGCCCCCGCCGACTTCTCGGCCCAGGCCGTGGCCAATGCGGTCCAGACCTCGACCACCGGCGCCTCGCACCAGGATCTGACGATCCGCCAGACCAACGCCCCGTCGACCATCGAGGCCCGCACCGACGTCTATGTCGACAACGCCTGGAACCTAGCCGCCCGCGCCAACGCCCGCGCCAACCAGACCGTGCTCTACAACGCCGGCGGCTCGCTGGTCGCGGCGACCGACCAGACCAACCAGGGCCGGGTCCGCGCCGTCGCCCAGGCCCAGACCTATGTGCAGGGCCAGACCACCGTCGCCGCCCGCGCCGTCGCCAATGAGGTCATCGCCGGCAACCAGGACATCTATCTGGAGCTGAACAACACCCAGCTGAACACCGGCGGGGTCGAGGCGACCGCGACCTATACGGGCGTCAGCGGCTATGACGCCTATGTCGGCGCCGAGGCCGTGGGCAACAGCGTCACCGGATACGCCTGTTCCCAGTGCGGCGGCGAGGTCAATGTGACCAACACCCAGACCAACGACGCCAATGTCACCGCCACGACCACCGCCACCATCGGCGCCGGCCGCACGGCCGTGGTCGGAGCGACCGCCGTGGGCAACAGCGCGACCTTCTATGTCAGCCGGCCGGGCGGCTGA
- a CDS encoding dicarboxylate/amino acid:cation symporter, producing MSSHAPSAGLFRPARLAARLWFATPLWRRILMGLALGAVAGVVLGERAQDLKWIGDLFIRLIRMLVTPLVFVTIAAGVSAMSDPARLGSAGLKTMLLYFGLMLIGAAIGLGLGALIQPGAGVDLDGVVPAPLAEAQDLTAILTNIVPLNPIAAMAEGDVLAVIFFALLIGGTLLVTGEEGRPLRRVLESGSAVLLRVVQFVMELAPFGVFALIAWVMGTSGPTAFVSVLRLSCCVLLGAAVQTFIVHGAVLRLIARVPVLPFYRDIVDAVAVAFSTSSSAATLPVALRVAQRNLGVSPAIASTVLPLGVTLSMDGTALYVGLLAAFSAQVFGVALGPADYLAIVAVTALVALGAAPVPSASLFLLAAVLSVIGLGPEQTALIVGFILPFDRPLDMIRTVPNCTSDLAVAVAVARMEGELDLVTYKERPLE from the coding sequence ATGTCTTCGCATGCGCCTTCGGCGGGCTTGTTCCGACCGGCTCGACTTGCCGCGCGCCTATGGTTCGCCACGCCGCTGTGGCGACGGATCCTGATGGGTCTGGCGCTCGGCGCGGTCGCAGGCGTGGTGCTGGGTGAGCGCGCCCAGGACCTGAAATGGATCGGCGATCTCTTCATTCGCCTCATCCGTATGCTGGTCACCCCGCTGGTCTTTGTCACCATCGCCGCCGGGGTGTCCGCCATGTCCGATCCGGCGCGGTTGGGATCGGCCGGCCTCAAGACCATGCTCCTTTACTTCGGCTTGATGCTGATCGGCGCGGCCATCGGGCTGGGCCTAGGCGCGCTGATCCAGCCGGGCGCCGGCGTCGATCTCGACGGGGTCGTCCCCGCGCCCCTGGCCGAGGCGCAAGACCTGACCGCCATACTGACGAACATCGTGCCCCTGAATCCCATCGCGGCCATGGCGGAGGGAGACGTCCTCGCCGTCATCTTCTTCGCTCTGCTGATCGGCGGCACCCTGCTGGTGACGGGTGAGGAGGGGCGACCTTTGCGGCGGGTTCTGGAGTCGGGTTCCGCCGTTCTGCTGCGCGTCGTTCAGTTCGTGATGGAACTGGCGCCGTTCGGCGTCTTCGCTCTGATCGCCTGGGTGATGGGAACCAGCGGACCAACGGCCTTCGTAAGCGTGTTGCGGCTGTCCTGCTGTGTGCTCTTGGGCGCCGCTGTTCAGACCTTCATCGTCCACGGCGCCGTTCTGCGACTGATCGCGCGTGTCCCGGTCTTGCCGTTCTACCGGGACATCGTTGACGCCGTGGCGGTGGCCTTTTCGACATCGTCCAGTGCGGCCACCCTGCCTGTGGCGCTGAGGGTGGCGCAGAGGAACCTGGGCGTCAGTCCGGCCATCGCCTCGACGGTGCTGCCGCTGGGGGTGACGCTCAGCATGGATGGAACCGCCCTCTATGTCGGCCTGCTGGCCGCCTTTTCTGCTCAGGTGTTCGGCGTCGCCCTGGGGCCGGCCGATTATCTGGCCATAGTCGCAGTGACGGCCCTTGTGGCCCTGGGCGCCGCGCCTGTGCCGTCAGCCTCGCTGTTTCTGCTGGCGGCGGTTCTTTCGGTGATTGGACTAGGGCCCGAGCAAACAGCTTTGATCGTCGGCTTTATCCTGCCGTTCGACCGGCCTCTCGATATGATCCGCACCGTGCCGAACTGCACCAGCGATCTGGCCGTGGCCGTCGCCGTCGCCCGTATGGAAGGTGAACTGGACCTCGTAACCTACAAGGAAAGACCGTTGGAATGA
- the hfaA gene encoding holdfast anchoring protein HfaA, translating into MPVKRLIAPLPTQAASLAASLAAILVFGAPSLAAAQTTGSSGAAQFQQGYGSARSATSAATTGSTRDANGNRVIVNGLIQSGASSYSSQSGGVASAYAGAGSSSSSGSTTGGSTAIGNQLNVVVQGSHNTVIVNSKQTNNGDVTAGTALNGTLTLP; encoded by the coding sequence ATGCCGGTCAAGAGGCTGATCGCCCCCCTGCCGACCCAGGCTGCGTCCCTGGCCGCATCCCTGGCCGCGATCCTGGTCTTCGGCGCTCCGAGCCTGGCGGCGGCGCAGACCACAGGCTCCAGCGGCGCCGCACAGTTCCAGCAGGGCTATGGCTCCGCCCGCAGCGCGACCAGCGCCGCCACCACCGGATCGACCCGCGACGCCAACGGCAACCGGGTGATCGTCAACGGCCTGATCCAGTCGGGGGCGTCGTCCTATTCCAGCCAGTCCGGCGGCGTGGCCTCGGCCTATGCCGGCGCGGGCTCGTCCAGCAGCAGCGGATCGACCACGGGCGGTTCGACCGCCATCGGCAACCAGCTGAACGTCGTGGTCCAGGGCAGCCACAACACCGTCATCGTCAACTCGAAACAGACCAACAACGGCGATGTCACCGCCGGCACGGCCCTGAACGGAACCCTTACCCTGCCATGA
- a CDS encoding CBS domain-containing protein — protein MFVAEILKTKGNAVFSIAPYLTVARACEELELKRVGAMVVRDGETVVGVFSERDVVKALAADGPSALNRPVGDYMTAKVIFAEPGEAMSALMTRMTDRRIRHLPVMDGGRLVGVISIGDVVKCQIAEHAREAESLRTYITAG, from the coding sequence ATGTTCGTCGCCGAGATCCTCAAGACCAAGGGAAACGCCGTCTTCTCCATCGCGCCCTACCTGACGGTGGCGCGCGCCTGTGAGGAACTGGAGCTGAAACGGGTCGGGGCCATGGTGGTCCGCGACGGCGAGACCGTCGTCGGCGTGTTTTCCGAAAGGGACGTGGTCAAGGCCCTGGCCGCTGACGGCCCGTCCGCCCTGAACCGCCCTGTCGGAGACTATATGACGGCCAAGGTGATCTTCGCCGAACCGGGCGAGGCCATGTCCGCGCTTATGACCCGGATGACCGACCGGCGGATTCGCCATCTGCCGGTGATGGACGGCGGGCGATTGGTCGGCGTCATCTCCATCGGCGATGTGGTCAAATGCCAGATCGCCGAACACGCCCGCGAGGCCGAAAGCCTCAGAACCTATATCACCGCTGGCTGA
- a CDS encoding FecR family protein, protein MLQMRQGCGTCGSDEGRMAGTETAEEIDRRAAMWAARLDHGAFSTADQREFDAWAAEDPRRLGAFARARAIALHSKQASALRGGAVSEQPVMARRSLLAAGVAVAMLSGTGLAAAYWRRSQRLDTVRGEVRSVPLDDGSVVTLNTLSRVSVRYTRSVREIVLMYGEALFEVAVDPVRPFVMRAAGVVLTTYDGSFLLKRLNQSPLEVAALAGSVHMRVGQGQAQILTANQLISLGGNNVSSRRPIDARQTNQILAWRDGKIEFHDESLQAAAAEFARFSEVPIEFADRNVAEMKITGLFEAHDPAAFARAAARSLNLRAEISTSRILLAYG, encoded by the coding sequence ATGCTCCAGATGCGTCAAGGTTGCGGAACGTGCGGATCGGACGAAGGGCGGATGGCAGGGACGGAAACGGCTGAAGAAATCGATCGTCGCGCGGCCATGTGGGCCGCGCGGCTTGATCATGGCGCGTTTTCAACTGCGGATCAGCGTGAATTCGACGCTTGGGCGGCGGAGGATCCGCGTCGTTTGGGCGCCTTCGCCCGCGCCCGCGCCATAGCGCTTCATTCCAAACAGGCATCCGCCCTGCGCGGCGGCGCCGTTTCAGAGCAACCCGTGATGGCGCGGCGGTCTCTGCTGGCGGCCGGAGTGGCCGTGGCGATGTTGAGCGGCACGGGATTGGCCGCGGCCTATTGGCGACGTTCTCAGCGGCTGGATACGGTGCGCGGCGAAGTCCGCTCGGTCCCCCTGGACGACGGCAGCGTGGTCACGCTCAACACCCTTTCGCGTGTCAGCGTTCGCTATACGCGTTCCGTCCGCGAAATTGTGCTGATGTACGGCGAAGCCCTGTTCGAGGTGGCCGTCGATCCGGTCCGGCCTTTCGTCATGCGAGCGGCCGGCGTCGTGCTTACGACCTACGATGGGTCTTTCCTGCTGAAGCGCTTGAATCAGTCGCCGCTTGAAGTGGCTGCGCTTGCGGGCTCGGTCCATATGCGGGTGGGGCAGGGGCAGGCGCAGATCCTGACCGCCAACCAATTGATCAGTCTCGGCGGAAACAATGTGTCAAGCCGTCGTCCCATAGACGCGCGCCAGACCAACCAGATTCTCGCCTGGCGCGACGGCAAGATCGAATTCCACGACGAAAGCCTGCAGGCGGCCGCCGCTGAGTTCGCCCGGTTCAGCGAAGTTCCGATCGAATTCGCGGATCGAAACGTGGCGGAAATGAAAATCACCGGCCTGTTTGAAGCACATGATCCGGCGGCCTTTGCGCGAGCGGCGGCGCGCAGCCTGAATCTGCGCGCAGAAATCAGCACGAGCCGAATTTTGCTCGCTTACGGTTAA
- the hfaB gene encoding holdfast anchoring protein HfaB gives MSRPVFIRTGAAATAAALLLAGCVSPVAGPSGQYATPIGNAPVTANPTPYSAALYCLADYARRYNLPSPRMAVGRISDYTGTVSSDGGRQITGGASLMANSALAKAGARIVERYDTSVSELELRYANNKLIGDQTPGAQGPEDTQYRRILAGQVPGSDFYIVGGITEVNYNIRSGGFDAAMGETDSDTPGSGIATYRTYVMNIAIDLRLVQTTTLEVVDVVSYQKQIIGREISAGVFDFLNGNVFDISAGSGGMEPTQLAVRALVERATVEFMANLYGAPGPEICLDSANDPLGDGAVGPTGGYYPAYPTTETNNGQTRADPSRWHDRRDGDVRPSRY, from the coding sequence ATGAGCCGCCCAGTCTTCATTCGCACGGGCGCCGCTGCGACGGCTGCGGCCCTGCTGCTGGCCGGCTGCGTCAGCCCGGTGGCGGGGCCGTCGGGCCAGTATGCGACGCCGATCGGCAATGCGCCGGTCACGGCCAACCCGACCCCCTATTCCGCCGCCCTCTACTGCCTGGCGGACTACGCCCGGCGTTATAACCTGCCCTCGCCGCGCATGGCCGTGGGGCGGATCAGCGACTACACCGGCACCGTCTCCTCGGACGGCGGACGCCAGATCACCGGCGGCGCCTCGCTGATGGCCAACTCGGCCCTGGCCAAGGCCGGGGCGCGGATCGTCGAACGCTACGATACCTCGGTGTCGGAGCTGGAGCTGCGCTACGCCAACAACAAGCTGATCGGCGACCAGACCCCCGGCGCCCAGGGACCGGAAGACACCCAGTACCGCCGCATCCTGGCCGGCCAGGTTCCGGGCTCGGACTTCTACATCGTCGGCGGCATCACCGAGGTGAACTACAACATCCGCTCGGGCGGGTTCGACGCCGCCATGGGCGAGACGGACTCCGACACCCCTGGATCGGGCATCGCCACCTACCGCACCTATGTGATGAACATCGCCATCGACCTGCGGCTGGTGCAGACCACCACGCTCGAGGTCGTGGACGTCGTCTCCTACCAGAAGCAGATCATCGGCCGCGAGATCTCGGCGGGGGTGTTCGACTTCCTGAACGGCAATGTCTTCGACATCTCGGCCGGGTCCGGCGGGATGGAGCCGACGCAGCTGGCCGTGCGCGCCCTGGTCGAGCGGGCCACGGTCGAGTTCATGGCCAATCTGTACGGCGCCCCCGGCCCCGAAATCTGCCTCGACTCCGCCAATGATCCGCTCGGCGACGGCGCCGTCGGCCCGACCGGCGGCTATTATCCGGCCTATCCCACCACGGAGACGAACAATGGCCAGACCCGCGCCGATCCGTCTCGCTGGCATGATCGCCGCGACGGCGACGTTCGCCCTAGCCGCTACTGA
- a CDS encoding TonB-dependent receptor has product MTISAPTGHLAGRVGPAISGQMDVEDAVNRLLEGTDLYIASHEGSTIILQKRSAGDSRAAEVQEVVVVGSRIRGTRINEALPVTVVDQSDLDAIGATDGDDLYRSIAQMGDVGFNEADSDNGGINNARGDVASIDLRSIGTGNTLVLLNGRRLVPHPGTQIENFVPVQTVNTNAIPTFGLRRVEVLADGAAALYGTDAVAGVVNNVLRDNFEGFTVQAAMGRDEGGMEEYSFDFQAGKDFNNGKTNVSIMGGYLTRDPLYIWERDYATVAGRVAAFDGRASGLDYATYSTITAWAEGIKLDPTTYRNAGTTTRVNGTTLTSTAGSFHVQPSTNAGCITGAYTTGTCFDNSTLATTTDDDNLRYDLDSMRTIGSAVDRANLFTFVNHKFDNGVEFFGELSYYWGETWSQRQQDTPLDTQRVLMSPTAYWNPFGATGVTARLSGLSGVPTTGSAIQIQDYRFADLGYREIEVENVNTRYLGGLRGERFGFDWESALLYSKAETTDEMDGVSMTLLQDAINMTTPDAYNPFVGGDLTSPQNGVTGLNSQETINSFMVEVYRYAETELMQWDFKVSKGDFYPVPGGHIGLAAGVEARRETFAEDRDPRLDGTITFTDLAGAVSQSDVMGVSYTPDSAGARNVYSAFLELAVPVVSPEMNIPLVQSIDVQIAGRVENYTLFGTVGAPKVALAYRPTSWLMFRSAWSEGFRAPNLLQLYQPDFERSNSRRDYAACAVQLAIGAIPTLTTSNDYCTSEDRIEKRSGNTDLKAENSENISLGLVFEPELWSDRFGDLTLTVDYWKIRQEDLVGIFGGANQLIMDYYLRQIGSSNPNVVRADPDAQQIADAAAAGLAPVGDLLSIKDDYMNLQPRESEGLDFRLFYTLRDTPAGDWRLSLNASQKLKLYQEASEQHQILLDALADGTIAGVTVGGVEDLIGQNGRPEWKFTASLTWDLGQWTSGWYTSYVSDFVDTSATYVDTDDYWVVDEWLTHNLYVQYEFDKGGPLDGARVRIGARNLFDEDPPLADERFGYTGSVHSNRGRWWYASIRKSF; this is encoded by the coding sequence GTGACAATTTCAGCCCCAACCGGCCACCTTGCCGGCCGGGTCGGGCCGGCGATCTCGGGCCAGATGGACGTCGAAGACGCGGTCAACCGACTGCTGGAGGGCACCGATCTCTACATCGCCTCACACGAGGGATCGACCATCATCCTACAGAAGCGGAGCGCAGGCGACAGCCGCGCCGCCGAGGTCCAGGAGGTCGTGGTCGTCGGGAGCCGGATCAGGGGCACGCGCATAAACGAGGCCTTGCCAGTCACAGTCGTCGATCAGTCTGATCTGGATGCGATCGGCGCCACCGACGGCGACGATCTCTATCGCTCCATCGCCCAGATGGGCGACGTCGGCTTCAACGAGGCGGACAGCGATAACGGCGGCATCAATAATGCCCGGGGGGATGTGGCGTCGATCGACCTGCGTTCGATCGGGACGGGCAATACCCTGGTTCTCCTGAACGGCCGGCGGCTCGTGCCCCATCCCGGCACGCAGATCGAAAACTTTGTGCCGGTGCAAACGGTCAACACCAACGCCATTCCGACCTTCGGCCTGCGTCGGGTCGAGGTTCTGGCCGATGGAGCCGCGGCGCTTTACGGCACCGACGCCGTGGCCGGCGTCGTCAACAACGTCCTGCGTGACAATTTCGAAGGCTTTACGGTCCAGGCCGCCATGGGGCGCGACGAAGGGGGAATGGAGGAGTATTCCTTCGACTTCCAGGCTGGCAAGGACTTCAACAACGGCAAGACCAACGTCTCGATCATGGGCGGCTACCTGACGCGGGATCCGCTTTATATCTGGGAACGGGACTATGCGACCGTCGCAGGACGGGTGGCCGCCTTTGATGGCCGGGCTTCTGGCCTCGACTATGCAACCTACAGCACGATCACGGCCTGGGCTGAAGGCATCAAACTGGATCCGACGACCTACCGGAATGCCGGAACCACCACGCGGGTCAACGGAACGACATTGACGTCCACGGCCGGAAGCTTCCACGTCCAGCCCAGCACCAACGCCGGCTGCATCACCGGCGCCTATACGACGGGGACCTGTTTCGATAACTCGACACTGGCGACGACGACCGACGACGACAATCTCCGCTATGATCTGGACTCGATGCGGACCATCGGCTCGGCGGTTGATCGCGCCAACCTGTTCACCTTCGTCAACCACAAGTTCGACAACGGCGTCGAATTCTTCGGCGAGCTGAGCTACTACTGGGGCGAGACTTGGTCGCAGCGGCAGCAGGACACGCCGCTCGACACGCAGCGCGTGCTCATGTCCCCGACCGCCTACTGGAATCCGTTCGGCGCCACTGGCGTGACGGCCCGGCTGAGCGGACTGTCCGGCGTGCCGACGACCGGGTCTGCGATCCAGATCCAGGACTACCGTTTCGCCGATCTCGGTTATCGGGAGATCGAGGTCGAGAACGTCAACACCCGGTATCTGGGCGGTCTGCGCGGTGAACGCTTCGGCTTCGATTGGGAAAGCGCCTTGCTCTACAGCAAGGCCGAAACGACCGACGAAATGGACGGCGTCAGCATGACCCTGCTCCAGGACGCCATCAACATGACGACGCCTGACGCCTACAATCCCTTTGTCGGCGGCGACCTGACCAGTCCCCAGAACGGCGTGACGGGATTGAACAGCCAGGAGACGATCAACAGCTTCATGGTCGAGGTTTACCGCTACGCCGAGACGGAACTGATGCAGTGGGACTTCAAAGTCTCCAAGGGCGATTTCTACCCGGTGCCGGGGGGACACATCGGTCTGGCTGCGGGGGTTGAGGCGCGCCGGGAAACCTTCGCTGAAGATCGCGACCCGCGTCTGGATGGAACCATCACCTTTACGGATCTGGCCGGCGCCGTGTCGCAGAGCGATGTCATGGGCGTGTCCTACACGCCGGACAGTGCGGGCGCGCGCAACGTCTATTCGGCCTTCCTGGAATTGGCCGTTCCGGTCGTTTCGCCGGAAATGAACATCCCGCTGGTGCAGTCTATCGATGTCCAGATCGCAGGACGCGTGGAGAACTACACCCTGTTCGGAACGGTCGGCGCCCCAAAGGTGGCGTTGGCCTATCGTCCGACGTCCTGGTTGATGTTCCGCAGCGCCTGGTCAGAAGGGTTCCGCGCGCCGAACCTGCTTCAGCTCTACCAGCCGGATTTCGAACGATCGAACAGCCGACGCGACTACGCCGCCTGTGCGGTGCAACTCGCCATAGGCGCGATCCCGACCCTGACGACCAGCAACGACTACTGCACCAGCGAAGACCGCATCGAGAAGCGCTCGGGCAATACGGACCTGAAGGCGGAGAACTCCGAAAACATCAGCCTGGGCCTGGTGTTCGAACCCGAGCTCTGGTCCGACCGGTTCGGCGACCTGACGCTGACCGTCGATTACTGGAAGATCCGTCAGGAGGATCTGGTCGGGATTTTCGGCGGCGCCAACCAGTTGATCATGGACTATTATTTGCGTCAGATCGGCAGCTCGAACCCCAACGTCGTCCGGGCCGATCCCGACGCCCAGCAGATCGCCGACGCTGCGGCGGCGGGCCTGGCGCCCGTGGGCGACCTGTTGTCCATCAAGGACGACTACATGAACCTTCAACCGCGTGAGTCCGAAGGTCTCGACTTCCGCCTGTTCTACACGCTGCGCGACACCCCGGCGGGCGACTGGCGCCTCAGCCTCAATGCGAGTCAAAAGCTGAAGCTGTATCAGGAGGCCAGCGAGCAGCATCAGATCCTGCTGGACGCTCTGGCTGACGGCACGATCGCGGGCGTGACGGTCGGCGGCGTGGAAGACCTGATCGGACAGAACGGCAGGCCGGAGTGGAAGTTCACCGCGTCCCTGACCTGGGATCTGGGCCAGTGGACCTCCGGTTGGTACACCAGCTACGTCTCCGACTTCGTCGACACCAGCGCCACCTATGTGGATACCGACGACTATTGGGTGGTGGACGAGTGGCTGACCCACAACCTCTACGTCCAGTATGAGTTCGACAAGGGCGGCCCGCTGGACGGTGCGCGCGTCCGCATCGGCGCGCGCAATCTCTTCGATGAGGATCCGCCGCTGGCCGACGAAAGGTTCGGCTACACCGGCAGCGTCCATTCCAATCGTGGCCGCTGGTGGTACGCCAGCATCCGCAAGTCCTTCTGA
- a CDS encoding rhomboid family intramembrane serine protease, with translation MFNAPVPVVLIALSMPVLFFFQRQLPDMGGAMAFAPVDLENGRWGGLLTAMLLHGSWTHAIMNAVGALAFGAPVARLFGDRIGPTVFLLFYIGCGVIAALGYGLVHWGSNDAMVGASGAVFGLIGGATRLMGGQGRVLSLFNRRVVSASIAWMAVNALTGLIGYAPGAEGARIAWEAHAFGFFAGLLAIGPLARAFGKGPLPDAASDEPESRI, from the coding sequence ATGTTCAACGCCCCGGTCCCGGTGGTGCTGATCGCCTTGTCCATGCCGGTGCTGTTCTTCTTCCAGCGCCAGTTGCCCGACATGGGCGGCGCAATGGCCTTTGCGCCTGTCGATCTGGAGAACGGGCGATGGGGTGGGTTGCTGACCGCCATGCTCCTGCACGGCAGTTGGACGCACGCCATCATGAACGCGGTCGGGGCGCTCGCCTTCGGCGCCCCTGTGGCCCGGTTGTTCGGTGACCGGATCGGCCCGACCGTCTTCCTGCTCTTCTATATAGGCTGCGGCGTGATCGCCGCCCTGGGCTATGGACTGGTCCACTGGGGCTCGAACGACGCCATGGTGGGCGCGTCCGGCGCCGTGTTCGGCCTGATCGGCGGGGCGACCCGTCTGATGGGCGGGCAGGGCAGGGTGTTGAGCCTGTTCAACCGGCGCGTGGTCAGCGCCTCCATCGCCTGGATGGCGGTCAATGCGTTGACGGGCCTGATCGGCTATGCGCCGGGCGCCGAGGGCGCCCGTATCGCCTGGGAGGCGCACGCCTTCGGCTTCTTCGCCGGACTGCTGGCCATAGGCCCGCTGGCGCGCGCCTTCGGCAAGGGGCCGCTCCCCGACGCGGCGTCCGACGAGCCTGAATCGCGGATTTGA